One segment of Geomonas ferrireducens DNA contains the following:
- a CDS encoding beta-propeller fold lactonase family protein, which translates to MKPGLWFTVVLAAALSLLAGCNGSSSVGDAQFLPNMNQYITPLAPSGSRFEPLNPGLADKPEWLAGQAVTAVKSPDGKTLLVLTSGYNRVYTATPSTPYPWYTPDSNEYVFIYDISTGTPVKKQVVQIPNSYNGIAFDPSGKAFYVSGGVSDNVHVFTRIADGAWGEVNTPLALGHNNTGNGLPWNANFGNGSINLQIGVKPCAAGVAISGDGKTLVVANYYNDSITVFRGGLNNWAPAAELDLRPGKSGGATGVPGGEYPFWVTVKGSESDGTATAYVSSIRDREIVVVRLNGAPAVTGRIKVVGQPNKMTLNKDQSLLYVVEDQSDTVDVIRTADNAIVGTIPVIAPASVLPASLADLRGANPNSVTLSPDEKRLFVTNGNLNSVAVVDLSDTRASGEVVGLIPTGWYPNSVSTSADGNWLYVINGKSATGPNPDFRYSYGPPSRPNGFLTNHYNPQLTKAGLQSFPLPAAAQLPPLTAQVISNNRFSYADGAKDREVMGVLQANVKHVIFIIKENRTYDQILGDLEVGNGDPALAEFGERYTPNQHAVARTFVTLDNFYDTAEVSNDGWAWTTSGRAPDVVERQYAVAYAGRGLSLDTEGTNRSVNVAYPTLAERRAANPLTPDDDDLLPGQTDVAAPDGPGNEVNKGYLWDAALRKGLSVRNYGFFLDTTRYNVPMVAGGIALLKDPASVGVQVAYPSSAALAPCTDIYFRGFDNSFPDYYRFKEWEREFDAYEADGNLPALSLVRLMHDHTGNFNTAIDGVNTPEIQQADNDYAVGLLLEKISKSPRYKDNTLIFVIEDDSQDGGDHVDSHRSIAFVAGAYVKRGALVSSHYNTVNFLRTIEEVLGLRPMNLNDALARPMTDIFTTTPAPWSFTAKPAPILYGTTLPPFAGLTPLSKTAKVPKPTHDAKYWAKVTKGMDFSSEDKFNFARYNRILWKGLMGERPYPSKPTGKDLRHHRKELLSRYTVALN; encoded by the coding sequence GGCTTGGCGGATAAGCCGGAGTGGCTGGCAGGACAAGCGGTGACGGCGGTTAAAAGTCCCGACGGCAAAACCCTTCTGGTGCTGACCAGCGGCTACAATCGCGTCTATACTGCCACCCCGAGTACTCCCTACCCTTGGTACACGCCGGACTCCAACGAGTACGTGTTCATCTACGACATCTCAACCGGTACGCCGGTGAAAAAGCAGGTGGTGCAGATTCCCAACAGCTACAACGGGATCGCCTTCGACCCGTCGGGCAAGGCCTTCTATGTGAGCGGCGGGGTGAGCGACAACGTGCATGTCTTTACCCGGATCGCGGACGGGGCCTGGGGAGAGGTGAACACACCGCTTGCCCTGGGACACAACAATACCGGGAACGGCCTTCCCTGGAACGCAAACTTCGGCAACGGCTCGATAAACCTCCAGATCGGAGTGAAACCTTGCGCCGCCGGGGTGGCCATTTCCGGCGACGGCAAGACACTCGTGGTCGCGAACTACTACAACGACTCCATAACCGTTTTCAGGGGAGGGCTGAACAACTGGGCGCCGGCAGCGGAACTGGATCTGCGTCCGGGCAAAAGCGGCGGGGCAACTGGCGTCCCGGGCGGCGAGTACCCGTTCTGGGTGACAGTGAAGGGGAGCGAGTCGGACGGGACCGCGACGGCCTACGTGTCGAGCATCCGTGACAGGGAAATCGTCGTCGTCAGGTTGAACGGCGCGCCGGCCGTGACGGGGCGGATCAAGGTCGTTGGCCAGCCCAACAAAATGACGCTGAACAAGGACCAGTCACTGCTTTACGTGGTCGAAGACCAGTCGGACACGGTAGACGTGATCCGCACCGCCGACAACGCGATTGTCGGCACCATACCGGTCATCGCACCGGCGTCGGTACTGCCCGCTTCGCTGGCGGACCTCAGGGGCGCAAACCCCAACAGCGTGACCTTGTCGCCTGACGAGAAAAGGCTCTTCGTGACGAACGGCAACCTGAATAGCGTTGCGGTGGTGGACCTGAGCGACACCCGTGCAAGCGGTGAGGTGGTCGGGCTCATTCCCACCGGGTGGTATCCCAACTCGGTCAGTACCAGTGCGGACGGCAATTGGCTGTACGTGATCAACGGGAAATCTGCGACGGGGCCGAATCCTGATTTCCGCTACAGTTACGGACCTCCTTCCCGCCCGAACGGTTTTCTTACGAACCACTACAACCCGCAGTTGACCAAGGCCGGGCTGCAGAGCTTCCCGCTTCCCGCCGCTGCCCAATTGCCGCCTTTGACGGCGCAGGTGATCTCCAACAACCGCTTCTCCTATGCGGATGGCGCGAAGGATCGGGAGGTCATGGGTGTTCTGCAGGCCAACGTGAAGCACGTCATCTTCATCATCAAGGAGAACAGGACCTACGACCAGATCCTGGGCGACCTGGAGGTGGGTAACGGCGATCCCGCACTGGCGGAGTTCGGCGAGCGCTACACGCCGAACCAGCATGCGGTGGCTCGGACCTTCGTAACGCTCGACAACTTCTACGATACTGCCGAGGTGAGTAACGACGGCTGGGCGTGGACCACGTCGGGGCGTGCGCCGGACGTGGTCGAGCGCCAGTATGCCGTCGCATACGCGGGTAGAGGGCTCAGTCTGGATACGGAGGGGACCAACCGAAGCGTGAACGTGGCTTACCCGACCCTTGCCGAACGCAGGGCGGCCAACCCGCTCACCCCGGACGATGACGACCTGCTCCCGGGACAGACCGACGTGGCCGCGCCGGACGGACCCGGCAACGAAGTGAACAAGGGATACCTCTGGGACGCGGCACTGCGCAAGGGACTATCGGTCAGAAACTACGGTTTCTTCCTGGACACGACGCGCTACAACGTTCCCATGGTCGCAGGCGGCATCGCCCTGTTGAAGGACCCTGCCTCCGTCGGCGTCCAAGTGGCGTACCCATCCAGTGCGGCGCTTGCCCCGTGCACCGACATCTACTTCCGCGGCTTCGACAATTCGTTCCCTGACTATTACCGGTTCAAGGAATGGGAGCGGGAATTCGACGCCTACGAGGCGGACGGCAACCTCCCGGCGCTGAGCCTCGTCCGGCTCATGCACGACCACACCGGCAACTTCAACACGGCGATCGACGGGGTGAACACCCCCGAGATACAGCAGGCCGACAACGACTATGCCGTCGGGCTCCTTCTGGAGAAGATCTCGAAAAGCCCGAGGTACAAGGACAACACGCTCATCTTCGTCATCGAGGACGACTCACAGGACGGCGGGGACCACGTCGATTCCCACCGCAGCATCGCGTTTGTGGCGGGTGCCTACGTGAAACGTGGTGCGCTCGTCTCCTCACACTACAACACGGTAAATTTCCTGCGCACCATAGAGGAGGTCCTGGGGCTCCGGCCGATGAACCTGAACGACGCACTTGCCCGGCCGATGACCGACATCTTCACCACGACCCCGGCTCCATGGAGCTTTACCGCCAAGCCCGCCCCGATCCTCTACGGCACCACCTTGCCGCCTTTCGCAGGTCTTACACCGCTTAGCAAGACGGCAAAGGTGCCGAAACCGACGCACGACGCCAAATACTGGGCAAAGGTGACTAAGGGAATGGATTTCTCCTCGGAAGACAAGTTCAACTTCGCCCGGTACAACCGCATCCTCTGGAAGGGGTTGATGGGAGAGCGCCCCTATCCTTCGAAGCCCACGGGAAAAGACCTGCGGCACCACCGCAAGGAACTGCTGTCCCGCTACACCGTGGCGCTCAACTAG
- a CDS encoding metallophosphoesterase, with protein sequence MAENGGNSSARYGISRRDFVKYSAGTVACLYLGTLTAACGSSTRNSDFPVVVFSDVHFNPLYDGTLFQALVAADAGGWDAVFKTSTITSPSAWGKDSNHPLLEVALESLKAALGASPYVIFTGDILGHGLPQMFYYHLNGTTNPRDASDTAAMQAFTDKAVTFFMEKVRAAVGKLPVFFALGNGDSYTGYGPDATFLSNTKELFHTTFLTGIGDRQAFERTFTSGGYYSVEPPGTDLMVIGMNTIIFSPLVAPTPGANDGAVAEQLDWLDSRLAAATVAGKKVWLLMHAPPGADLGTTAQPANLDADGHISTATMMWVPQYQTRFLQILANYPGVISLTLAGHTHMDEYRVLPSSDTVEITPAIAPYFGNNPAFKVFTISGRSLKPIDYSSFNYDLATASLTFSRYYTFSGAYSLTGDLDASLARLTPALVTNSADQALYRGHYYSGHNAPASVSDTLINPITDKNWPIYWSGIEHMGQQELISSVNAY encoded by the coding sequence ATGGCAGAAAATGGGGGCAATAGTTCGGCGAGGTACGGCATCAGCAGACGGGACTTCGTGAAATACTCGGCGGGGACCGTCGCGTGCCTGTACCTCGGTACATTAACCGCGGCCTGCGGCAGCTCGACCCGCAACAGCGATTTCCCGGTAGTCGTCTTCTCCGACGTGCACTTCAACCCGCTCTATGACGGAACGCTTTTCCAGGCCCTCGTCGCGGCGGATGCGGGCGGATGGGATGCGGTCTTCAAGACATCGACAATCACATCCCCATCGGCCTGGGGCAAGGATTCCAACCATCCCTTGCTCGAGGTCGCCTTGGAAAGCCTGAAGGCGGCGCTCGGGGCGAGCCCTTACGTGATTTTCACAGGGGACATTCTCGGGCACGGTCTGCCGCAGATGTTTTATTACCATCTGAACGGGACCACGAATCCCCGCGATGCGTCGGACACTGCGGCGATGCAGGCCTTTACCGATAAGGCGGTCACCTTTTTCATGGAAAAGGTGCGCGCGGCCGTCGGAAAACTCCCGGTCTTTTTCGCGCTGGGCAACGGCGACTCCTATACCGGATACGGGCCGGACGCCACCTTTCTTTCCAATACGAAGGAACTCTTCCACACGACGTTTCTTACCGGCATAGGCGACCGTCAGGCATTCGAGCGGACCTTCACATCCGGCGGATATTACTCCGTTGAACCGCCCGGAACGGACCTGATGGTGATCGGGATGAACACCATCATTTTTTCTCCGCTGGTAGCGCCGACTCCCGGCGCGAATGACGGTGCGGTGGCGGAGCAACTGGACTGGCTCGACTCAAGGCTTGCCGCCGCTACGGTTGCGGGCAAAAAAGTATGGCTGCTGATGCACGCTCCTCCCGGCGCCGATCTCGGTACGACGGCGCAGCCTGCCAATCTGGACGCCGACGGCCATATTTCCACCGCCACCATGATGTGGGTGCCTCAGTATCAGACAAGGTTTCTGCAGATACTCGCCAACTACCCCGGAGTGATCTCGCTCACCCTTGCCGGGCATACCCACATGGATGAATATCGGGTGCTCCCCTCTTCGGACACGGTGGAGATAACGCCGGCCATAGCGCCGTATTTCGGGAACAACCCGGCATTCAAGGTCTTCACCATTTCCGGTCGCAGCCTTAAACCGATCGATTACAGTTCGTTCAACTACGACCTTGCCACCGCTTCTTTGACCTTCTCGCGCTATTACACCTTCTCCGGTGCGTACTCTCTGACCGGCGATCTGGACGCTTCTCTGGCAAGACTCACTCCGGCCTTGGTGACTAACAGTGCCGACCAGGCGCTTTACCGGGGGCACTACTACTCGGGCCACAATGCGCCCGCTTCAGTGAGTGATACGCTCATCAACCCGATCACTGATAAAAATTGGCCCATCTACTGGAGCGGCATTGAGCACATGGGACAGCAGGAGCTTATCTCGAGCGTAAATGCCTACTGA
- a CDS encoding nitric-oxide reductase large subunit, which translates to MNVRDKNLVLSPRWLVTAVVTFLLGFSVMGYLAYRNAYEGPPVPREVRVTDGTVLYTGDDVIAGQQIFQKLGLMQYGTIFGHGAYLGPDFTAQYLHLSGEKQTGYYAGQGLSAADAAAKVSTELRENSYVPESGQLTFSPARARAHAELIDYYRGWFGPLETQQGLKRPYLSDPEEIRKLTAYFSWAAWTSTAQRPGTEHSYTNNWPPDNLAGNRPTSGALLWSVLSLIALLCGTGATLFVFGRYEFLGWHAADEYSAKMEAPEKVQLTPSQRTVAWYFLVVSGLFLLQGLLGGVNAHYHVEPAGFYGWSLGDILPYNLSRMWHVQLALFFVASSFLAMGIFLTPMIAGKEPPHQEKLALVLLGALVVVVVGSLTGEAMSLKGILSTGGPWFYVGSQGWEYLDLGRLWQILLTVGMLIWLVILVRGMRERLRGEHPGNMPWLFVYSAVSIPLFYAAGMLYGKTTHFNQIEFWRFWVVHLWVEDFLELFTTIMVAYVFMLMGVVRVRVATTIIYLDIILYSIGGVLGTMHHLYFSGQPEVHMAFGAFFSAMEVIPLLLLTYEAWKFMGLGAPAGSSMLSTAADMFPHKWAVMFLIAVGFWNFLGAGVFGFLINLPIVSYYEIGTQWTANHGHGAMMGVYGMLSLGFFMFVARYFVPLDRASNRAMAIAFWCTNLGLACMLFLNLFPVGLLQLRKILATSYWEGRQPEFFTDPMVRLFEWMRLPGDTLFIIGILPVVYLAVRMFMNRNRPRVL; encoded by the coding sequence ATGAACGTGCGCGATAAAAACTTGGTTCTCTCGCCCCGGTGGCTGGTGACTGCAGTGGTCACTTTCCTGCTCGGATTTTCCGTGATGGGCTACCTCGCCTACCGCAACGCCTACGAGGGGCCGCCGGTCCCGCGGGAGGTGCGGGTGACGGACGGCACGGTGCTTTACACAGGCGACGACGTCATTGCCGGACAGCAGATCTTCCAGAAGCTGGGGCTCATGCAGTACGGGACCATTTTCGGCCACGGCGCTTACCTCGGCCCGGACTTTACCGCCCAATACCTGCACTTAAGCGGCGAAAAGCAGACGGGGTACTATGCGGGTCAAGGACTTTCCGCCGCGGATGCGGCAGCCAAGGTGAGCACCGAACTCAGGGAAAACAGCTACGTGCCGGAGAGCGGTCAGCTCACCTTTTCCCCCGCCCGGGCACGCGCGCACGCGGAGCTCATCGACTACTACCGCGGCTGGTTCGGACCGCTTGAGACGCAGCAGGGGTTGAAACGGCCATATCTCAGCGACCCTGAGGAGATCAGGAAACTCACCGCCTATTTCTCCTGGGCCGCCTGGACAAGCACCGCACAGCGCCCCGGCACCGAACACTCCTACACCAACAACTGGCCGCCGGATAATCTTGCGGGCAACCGCCCCACCTCGGGGGCACTGCTTTGGAGCGTACTGAGCCTGATCGCCCTGCTCTGCGGCACCGGCGCCACACTCTTCGTCTTTGGTCGCTACGAGTTCCTGGGGTGGCATGCGGCGGACGAATATTCGGCGAAGATGGAGGCACCGGAAAAGGTGCAGCTCACCCCGTCGCAACGCACGGTGGCCTGGTACTTCCTGGTGGTTTCCGGGCTATTCCTCCTGCAGGGGCTTCTGGGCGGGGTGAACGCCCACTACCACGTTGAGCCAGCGGGGTTCTACGGCTGGTCGCTCGGTGACATCCTGCCGTACAACCTTTCCCGCATGTGGCACGTGCAGCTCGCACTCTTCTTCGTGGCCTCGAGCTTTCTAGCGATGGGGATCTTTTTGACCCCCATGATCGCGGGAAAAGAGCCGCCGCATCAGGAGAAACTGGCGCTCGTCCTTCTGGGGGCGCTAGTGGTCGTGGTGGTGGGGAGCCTCACCGGGGAAGCGATGAGCTTGAAAGGAATCCTTTCCACCGGCGGCCCCTGGTTCTACGTGGGATCCCAGGGATGGGAGTACCTCGATCTCGGTCGGTTGTGGCAGATACTGCTGACGGTCGGGATGCTGATCTGGCTGGTGATACTGGTGCGCGGCATGAGGGAGAGGCTGCGTGGGGAACACCCGGGCAACATGCCGTGGCTTTTCGTCTACAGCGCCGTCTCCATTCCCCTTTTCTATGCGGCCGGCATGCTGTACGGCAAGACGACCCACTTCAACCAGATCGAGTTCTGGCGCTTCTGGGTGGTGCACCTGTGGGTGGAGGACTTCCTGGAGCTCTTTACCACCATTATGGTGGCCTACGTCTTCATGCTCATGGGGGTGGTGCGCGTGCGGGTAGCGACCACCATCATCTATCTGGACATCATCCTCTATTCCATAGGCGGGGTGCTCGGCACCATGCATCATCTCTACTTCAGCGGGCAGCCCGAAGTGCACATGGCGTTCGGCGCGTTCTTCTCCGCCATGGAGGTCATACCCCTGCTGCTTTTGACCTACGAGGCGTGGAAGTTCATGGGGCTTGGTGCTCCGGCCGGCAGTTCCATGCTCAGTACCGCGGCTGACATGTTCCCGCACAAGTGGGCCGTGATGTTCCTGATCGCGGTCGGCTTCTGGAACTTCCTGGGCGCGGGTGTCTTCGGCTTCCTGATCAACCTCCCCATCGTGAGCTACTACGAGATCGGCACCCAGTGGACCGCAAACCACGGCCACGGCGCCATGATGGGGGTGTACGGCATGCTCTCCCTCGGCTTTTTCATGTTCGTGGCACGCTACTTCGTTCCACTTGACCGCGCGAGCAACCGCGCCATGGCCATCGCCTTCTGGTGCACCAACCTCGGGCTCGCCTGTATGCTCTTTCTGAACCTATTCCCGGTGGGGCTGCTCCAGTTGAGAAAGATCCTCGCCACCTCCTACTGGGAGGGGCGGCAGCCGGAATTCTTCACCGATCCCATGGTGCGCCTGTTCGAGTGGATGCGCCTGCCGGGTGACACCCTTTTCATCATAGGGATCCTGCCGGTGGTCTATCTTGCCGTGCGCATGTTCATGAATAGGAACCGGCCGCGCGTCCTGTAG